DNA from Balaenoptera ricei isolate mBalRic1 chromosome 6, mBalRic1.hap2, whole genome shotgun sequence:
AACCGTGAAAAAGGAAATAAGGGAGAATTTGCAAGCACGGAAGACATTCCATTTCCAGTCATTAAGAGTTGgtctgaaaactttaaaaagaggTCCCCCTAACATATCATAACACGTTCAGGAGAATCTGTCCTCTTTTGTGACCTTTCTCTCACAATTACGCCTATGAGCACTTACACGTTCATTCTCTTTGCTGTGCAGTACACCTTCGTATGAATCAACCatgtttatttatccatccagcTAGCAATGGATATGTGGGTAGTTGCCAGTCGGGGGTAATTACAAAGTGCTGCTGGAGTACTGGAGTGAACACTCCAGCACGTGCCCTTTGGTAAACAAACATGTGCATTCCTCGCagatacatacagactgacagttttccagagtggttgttcCGATCTATATTCTCACCAACAAGACCTCCTCCCTCACCCACACTTGgatcttttgctttcttttttctttttttaagccattCTGGTGGATGGTTAGTGTGGCATCTGCTTGTGACTTGCATTTGCATTTCCCCGATGGCCAATTAACTTGAGGAATTTTTCTCTGAAGTTTCTTAATCTATAGACTCTTCCACCCTTTTCCTctgcaatttatttgttgaagaaacggTGACCCCTATTTCCCTGAGAACTTGAGTACAGGGCCTTATGGCTGTTGCGGGGTTACTGTACCTTATGGAAGGATGAGACTCATTGTGATTCTGCGTGTTAACCGCAACCTTAAAGACAGCCTCACCCAAGTGAGAGCACAGTAATTCAGAATTCTAACCGGCTTCCTTTATCTCTTCTTATTGTTAGAAAGGGAAGTCAGGAGCTCTCTTTCCTAACTGGTGAGAATGCTGGTAGAAGAGACTCGGTCCGTCCTGGAAAGTCCCAGAGGAGGCAGCGAGGAGCAGAAGAAATTCTAATCTCCATGGTCACTAATCAACCGTGTGCTTTTCAAGGAAACACATAACTTTTCTGGGCTTTGATGTTTTCATCTAAAGAGTGAGATGGCAAATAAGTTTCATGTTTAGGGCCAATTCCAAGCAGTTGCAGGTTGTTACCTGGAGTGCTTCAGCACGGTTCTAAGGTCAAGTCAAGCTCAGGGGAAGACAGTGCTGTGGTTAATTAATGGCCTGGGAGCCGGAGGGTGGAGTGGCAGCCTCTGGGCCAGGTATTTGTCACCTTCAGAAGATAATCCCTAAGGACCCTTCAGGCTCTGATACTCTACGTATTCTATGTATGATAAATTCTATTATTCAATATGGTTTGGAAATGGGGCTTTTGGTTAATGACATATTCTAGGTAAAAGCGATTCCTAATCTTCCAAATAACTAAATTATAGTGGGGCATATTTAATATCATTAACACAAATGTAATTTAatcttctaaataaaatatgatggTTTGGAGAGAAAGTACTTGAGGGTGTTGTAGTGTCATCACAAGCATCAATGAACACATTAGGAAAATCTAAAAATCCTGGTTAGTAGAAAATTCTGGATGCAGTGTGTCAAATGAGCTACTATTCTATTTGGTGCTGGCTAAAAAATTATAGTGACCAATCTGTGGCTTACAGGGCATCCTAACAGAAGGGCAGGGTTCTGTGGTTAGCCAATTATCACCAGTTACTACTGTTTTCTAACAGCAACAAATTGGTTCGCTCCTGGTATCCTGGGAGATCTGTCACATCCACAGCAACCACTCCTATGAAAACTATCCCTCTTCCTCCACCCATTCATAGGTAAGGGGCTGTTGGACCTTATTAGGATCTTTGAGTGAAGTTGGACTGAAAAGAATCACTCAGCTGTGAATTTGGAATCGGGGCTGGTGTGTCTCCTTTAGCGTTCAATTGGGGAGACGTGCACTTGAGAGTCAGACATTCTCCCCCTCCAGCTGTCTGCAGCGAGACGTGGCCCAGGATATGGAATGCCTGCCTCCCCTGAGGCTGCTTTCTGGTCTCTGGCTCCAATTCTGGTGAGGCTTGACTCTACTTCCTACCCTTGGGTTTGGTGAGATATCCCTGTATCCTTATGCactatcatctcaatagatcctCTTTTCCAGGTTCACAAATATTCCCCCAGCACCTCCCATGGGGGTCATGTACCCACATAGGGTTAAGACATAGGCAGggataatgattaaaaaaaagagggggggaaaaaaagcagacatcaaagaaagagaagtgaaaaaaagagaagaggagagaaaggaagaggaaacagtaagaaggaagaagaacctgggaaaagacagagaatgaaacagaagacaaaaataaggAAGGAATGAATGGTAAGCAAACTGATGAAATTGCCTGTCTGCTCTGAAGTCAGAACTGTTAATGTGTCCTTAATAGGGCACTGGGAGAATAATGTATGGGATGTGCAGTGAGAACGAGGTAGCTCTCTGTGTACTGCTATTCCCAGGAgatactgttaagtgaaaaaaccAAGGTGAAGAACAGTTATgtattgtatgatcccactttTGTAAACCAAACAAGCCAGTGGACTACTAACCTAGTCAAATAAACCCCAAATGGAAATCTTCAAGTATGTACGCTAAGCTGTTAAGAGTGCTGGCCTCTGGGGGAAATACAATTTAAAGTGATGGGGAGAGCCTTCATCTTCACTACTTCAGGAtcgtttcaattttttttacaaCAAACACGTTTTACTTTGTgtaactaaaaaagaaaactcaacaggaaaaacaaaagggctacaaaaaaaaaaaaggttaccttGGCTCGGGCCTCCCGGGATGCCTCTGCTTCGGCAGCCATGGCTCTCTGGAGCTGCACGGGGAGCTTCACGTCCTTAATTTCCACTCGTTCCACCTTTATTCCCCAGTCATCAGTGGCATCGTCCAGAGTAGTCTGTTAGGAAGACAGAAGGCAAGCTGGAAATGTTCAGCCCCTGCCCAGTGGCCTAAGGTAGCTCTGTTCATTGGGATTTGGAGCGGGTAAGGCACTGGTGGAGGGTTGCAGAGAGATCAGTCATCCATGCAGGCAGGGAGGCTGAAGCGGGAGGCTGGGTTACTGGGGAGTGGATCCTGATTCTGTTAACTAATAAGCTAACGTGGGCTGGCAAACGTTTCCTAAAAGGGTCAGATAGTGATGGTTTATTttcagtctctgttgcaactaacCCTACCCTTGCAGGTCAAAAGCAGCCATGGGTAGTACATTAATCAATGGgtgtggctgtattccaataaaacttcactTATAAAAACAGGTGGCCAGCACACTCCTGAGCCAATGTGACTCTGTGTGAGCCACGTTATTTCTTTGTGCTTCAGTATCCTCCCTTTACAACGGTAGGAACGAAAtcattctattctatttcatatgGTTGCTGTGGGCATCGAGTAAGACCAGAGATTTCACACACAGTGAAGTCTATACAAATAATAACAGTTCAGATTTATAGTACTTGATCTTTTTTGAACAAGTCAGGTTTGATTCATCATCTGTTACATAAACAAGACTGGAAAGCGCAAGAGTTGCAAAGGCAGTCACGGGACTCGCACAGAATATGGCTTTAACTACACCTGCGCTATCTTGCAGAACGGCCTCTGAACTATTATGCTAAAGAAAAAGTTTAACACtaattctgggaaaaaaaaatacacactggaGGGAATTAAAAAACAACGCACACATCGGAGTGTTATTAACCCATGAGCtaattatgtgaaaaaaataCCCTTCCATCAAGTTTGGGAAAACttttctacaaagaaaaaaaggccGGTGATTCCCCAACTTGACTTGATGAAAAGTTCTCAAACACCCATTGACcctttgctttattttccaaCTTCTGGTGAGTTGCAGCACTGGTGCACTCCTCACCTGCATGTTGTGTGCAATTTCTTCCCTGTCGGAGAGGATCTGGGAAAGGTTCTTGGTGCCCAGGACGTTCCTCAGAGTCGTTTGTGCCAAAAGACGGGTTGCTGAGTCAGCGTTGGTGATGTTCGCCACAGCCAGGGTAGCGTTCTGGACACGGTAGTAGACCACGCCGTCCACACTAATTGTCACTGAATCCTTAGTGAGGATCTGCAACACAAAGGAAGCAATTTTACAACTGTCAACCACCTCTTTCTTGAATAAAACTGTAAGGAATGTTATGTGACAGAACACCTTAAAACACTAGCTGATTGTCTTTAGTAAGTGCTAttgactaaatgtttgtgttcctCCAAATCCATGTTGAAACCCAATCCCCAGTGTGTTGGTGtttggaggtgggcctttgggaggtgattaggtcatgagggtgaacccctcgtgaatgggattagtgcccttagaaaggaggccccagagagatccctccccgcttctaccatgtgaggacacaatgaaaaGACAGTGGAAGCAGGCCCTCATCAGACACCAAATCCGCTGGTGCCTTGATCTcacacttctcagcctccagaaccgtgagcaatacacttctgttgtttataagccacctagtctatggtggtttgttacagcagcccaaagggACGAAGAGAGCAAAGCTTCAGAATGTTAACTATGtctataaaattttaacaaagtacattcatttatttattaattccatTCCTTCATTTGATCACTTAACAAATACTGAGACCTAGTAGCAGTTAgcagcaggcactgtgctatgttCCAGGGATAAAGGTATGAAAAAACTTGGTTCCCACTTTCAAAGAGGTTGAGGAATCAAGGGAAGCTCTAAGGGACAAAGGATGGACAGCTTTAGGTGGCAGAGGTGATACATGAACTAAGTCTTGGAAAAGgaagtaaatattttctgaggaTAGAGTGAAAGAGTATTCAGGGCAGAGAGAATAATGTGTGAAAGGAACAGAGGTACCGGGGAGCTGAGGTTTGATGAACTGTAAGTAGCAGAGTGTTACTAGAACAAAAAGTGAACGGAACTGTTTTCGTAGGGTGAGGTCAAGGTGGAAGTATATTTACAGCACGCtacataaaaatgctcaacaGGACACAATGCATCACTGCTTCCTATCACATTCAAGGGCAAAGTCCTTGCCTTGGTGTAAAGCCCTTTGACATCTGCCCTCTGGCTTCATTCCTCCCCACTCCTGCACACACTCTATGCTAGATGACACGCAGGTCCCCACCTGCACCATGTTCCATGCCCCAGGCCTTTCTGCAGGTGGCCCTCTGCTTGCACgtcctcccttctctttcccccaCGGCTTCAGGCTGGAGCGTCCTTACTCATCATTTAAGACACAGCTCAAGTGTCCTCTTCTCTATGGAACTTCCCTGATTCACTCGGCAGAGTTAAACACTCTTTCCTTTGCCCCTTCACTGCAGTGACATGATTTATCTACATCATCACTTCTCTGTTAGACTATGAACTTCCTGAGGGCAGTCTGTCTTTGTATCTCTAGCACTGGCAGAGCGCTTGACACACAGCAGGTAGTCAGTAAACAAGAGATGAACGGGACTGAAACGTGGTCCCAGGAATACAGTGAGGGATGAAGAATGGGAGTGAGAGAGTCAGGAGACCCCAACTATAGTTTCAGCTCTGCCGGCACCTCCCTCGGTGACCTCCAGCAAGGCCTTTAGACTGACTGAGCGATTCCTCATTTGTGAGATGGGGCTAATAATGAGGCCCAAGTCTACGCAAATTTCTCTGAAGGTCAAAGAAGAAGATGTTTGGAAACGAAGCCCTTTTGAGAGTGTAAAGAGCTATGTACGTGGaaagtaataaaaacaatgataataCGTAGCAGTTTAGTTCTGCAAGGCATCAAAGCagtaatcctttttttttagtaACCTAAAAATACTTCTAACCTGGAAGAGAAGTGGGGGATTTGTAAATAGATACACAGTATATTACCATCTTGTGTGAAAATTAATCTTTTCCtatgatgtgatgggaaaatGTGTATCATTTCTAAATGAGTTCTTGCCACTGTGACTCTGCCACAGCTGGAGCTTTGTAAAGTTGCAACTTCTCTATCTACTGATTATTGTAGGCAGAGTGTTTATCTCCCTTTGCAGTAAGTTCACAGGGGATCAGAAAAAGGACTGCTTGCCAAGTTCCAATCCGCTCTGTGTTTAGAAAGCAGCTGGAAGGCAGAAGCTCACAGTGACCCTGCCAGATGCCTGCCATGTTTACAGAGGAAAGTGCCAGGAGAATTCCCCGCTACCCTGAATGGGGCTCCTAACAGTCAATCTTCCACGCAGAGAATACAGCAATGCTCTCAGTCTTGTTCTTGCGGGTGAAAATGATTTCTGGTTTCACCTCGTGGGTGTGGATTACGAAGTCTGACCTCCCTAACTACTTGGCTCAGGGCCAGCAGGGAAATGCCTGAGCTGGTTTCTGGATTTTGTGACAAGGCTCCACCACTCTGCTGAGTACCTGGCCTGTGGCCAGGAAACACTGGCAGTTTTCTTCTGTCCCTCCCGTCGTCATGTTTTTAGGCTTTCTATCTGCGACGGTTATTACAACTCCTTAGACACGAGTGCCAGGATGGCCATCACTCCGTCAAGGGCCAGGACGGAGCTGCTGTAGGACGCACTTAGCGTGGAGCTGTGGGGAAAGCACTGCACAGGGAATCCCAAGGGCTGGAATTCCTCTGTCTCACTGCAACCATCTACTTTCTGGGTTCTGCTGTGCGTTTCAACGGTGATGTGTGGAGCAATTTGAAAAAGCCTGAAATAATTACTAATATAAAACATTATATGCTTATCTAAAGTACCAAACGGGCAGTTTCTAATTCTTTGGCTTCTAACCAATTTAGTTAGAATACAGTCAAGCACCGTAAGAAGAATATTGTATCAGAAACCCAGACAGGAGAAGTGTGGTAGTAAAAATGATGACAACGGTGATAACAGTAATATTATACTTACATTAACATGACAGTACGTTTTGTAATAATAGTAACGACAAGCACTTTCATAGCACTTACTACCTATCAGCCTctgctctaagcactttacattgagtatctcatttagtcctcacaagaaCCACATAAAGTAGGTCCTGTTATTATAACctctattttagagatgaggaaacggaggcacagagaagttaaagaacttgctcaaggtcacacagccagaaaatGGTGAGGGCAGCCAGCCTCTAAAGCTCTGCTCTGACCACTGTTCCCTGCTGCCTCTCAACGCCAGGCCCCTCCCCCGTGACAGCTCAGTTACTCACAGCAAAAGACAACCTTACCTCCTGCGGAGGAATATCAAATGAAATAGTTCTCATGTCCACTTTGATGAAGCTGTCAGTGCATGgcagaataaaaaacaaacctgcAACAGAGACATACACGAGATTAGAGGGAGACACCAGCACCTGACCAGCTCACCGCACCATTCAGTTCTAACAGAATCAACCTGATAAACCGAAAGAAAGCAGTTCATCTCAGTGAATGAGCCAGAAGCCAGGAATGTCATCCTTGACTCCCGCTGCTTTCTTCCCACATCTAACTGTCCCCGCAAGACCTGTGGATTGCATCTCCTCACTGCACTGTTACTGTCGCCCATTTGTTTTCCCTTAGACCAATGCAATCACTTCCCAAGTCATCTTTCTACTCCTGCTAGTTTCTCTCCTATGAACCAACACAAAGCCCTGAACAAGCCGTATAAGGTCCTGCACGACCTTGACCCCGCTTACCTCTTCCGccactcccctctcctcccatcctGCACTCTGGCTGGGCTGGGCCGCCTGCAGTTCCCTGAGCCTACAATGCTCTCCTCTGCATTGCTCTGCACATATTCTGTGCTGGGAACACCTCTCCCCTGCCTCACACCATCTTGACATCCTGCCAAGATGTCACCTCCAGAAAGCATCTACTAGTTGGGGTCGTCACTCTTCTCTGGGTTTCCACAGCCATCTGCGACTGTTTGACCATAATACTTATCACGTTGGGTTGTAACTACCTATTTCCTTGTTGGTGTCCCACCTCCAGGCAGTaagatccttgagggcagggactgtgttttCATCTCCCTTGAATTCCCAGAGCCTGGAACTCAGTGGGAGCTTAATCGAAGTTTGCCAAAAATAATGACTGAAAGCATTTATTTCAGTAGGGACTCTCACGCTCAAATTTCGATAGCTGTGGCTATTCTTGGCCTAAGATAAACTTATCAACTCAAgtaggaaagggaggggagaggcaggaaggaaagggTAATTCCTGGTAGGCAGCGCTGCTATTGTTGCACAACTTCTGCTATGAGAACTCTCTTCTGAGTCAAGAGACCCTCATAAGGGAAATCACATCAGTAAAAGGGCGAATCTCGTTCTCCAGGCAAACAGTTCAGAGTCCTAGTACTGACCAGGTCCTTTGGCGCCTCCTTGTAAGATGCGACCCAGTCTAAAGATGAtggctttttcatattcttttatgaTCTAGATTAAAAGCACAAATAATAATTTAACATGAGGAGTACAAGTATTTATACgcatagcttttaaaatatatatttcagctCTAAACAAGTGAGATGcctctattttgttttcttctctataaTCCAGATAATAGCTATAGGTAACATGGTTAATGTTTAATTAGCCCTGCCAAAATAACCAagttatttacttttattatggATTATAAAAGCAATAGATACTCATTGTATAAAATCTGGAAAGTATAGAAGAGTATACAGAAGCAAATCCACACCCTCACTcctcagctgttaacattattatTCAGTTACTCATGCATTgtcaatacagaaaaaaaagcgCTGAAGTCCTCGTAGTTTGTCTCCTGATTCCTTAAATTATAATAGTAACGTAATCTGAAAATTCTTAgagcatattttctctttttaggaATATGAAAATGATAGTCATTTATCACAGTATTAATAACTTTATAGacattattaacattattaatgTATTACTAACACGTGCCAGGTGTTGTGATAAGTAcgtaattcatttaatcctcacaacagccctataagGCAGGTGTTGCTATTTCCTCACATTTTACACGGCAAAGGTCACACAGTAAATAATGGCACCAGCAGTCACACCTCAGCATCCTGACTCTGGAGGACTTGTTCTCACAGGACCATCCCACATCCCTGACTCCAGAAAATTTTAGATGGTGATCCCTACTTTAATCGTCAGGAGGGACTGACTGGGCAGTGGCTGAAAAGAAGTCTTAAGATTCCATTATAATTGGTGACTAGAGTTAAGAATTATAGGCCAGTatggtctctctctgtctctcttacacacacacacacacacaaacacacacacacagtgggttTATGTACTTAGGAGTTGACCCCTTTCCAGATGTTGATGAAATATTCTTTACCTTTATGCACATCCATACTGACAACGGGAAAGTTAAAACTGTGAACAAGAATGATATAGCCACCAAAATCCATCCACAAGGTCCCAGGCCTGCACTGGGGCTATCTGTgaaaaccaaaaacacacagcTCTTATCACTGTTCTTAGCATGGTTCCTCCATCATCTTCATCCTTGCTATTCACTGAACACCAGCTGTTTACATGTATTTTCCCATCGAATCCTCATAAAGACCTTGAAGTGCAGGTGCTCCTTTCCCTAATTTTTATTATGCAGTGAAGTGATAAAAGTAAGACCCAATCCCAACTACCAAGAAGGTTAAAGTTTAGCGGGCAAGATAGACAAACAGATCATTATAATACTAAGTGCAGATATAGTGTCCATTCAGCATATTTTGAAAACACAGAATAGGGGTAACTCACACCACACCGTTGGGATGGAGGTGAaagtagggtggggtggggtgggtagacAATGGTGATGGTTGTCAGAGGGGCTTCTTGCAGGATGTAATGGTTAAGGAAAATACCaatgaaaagaggaaggagggcAAAGTGAATTTAAGCCGAGGGTACAGCACAATTAAAGGTGAAAATCATATGATACACGCATATAAGCTCATTTAGgtcctctttttaaaaaggacacCTGTAAAATATCTCACTGGGTATATGCACAATGTATCATCCATATTGGTTCTGATTTCTtactattatgaacaatgctataatgaacatctttgtacATAGTTTCCCTCTCACATTTCTAATAGTTTCCCTTTTCTGTAACATGAAAtagtttgtttccttcttttttttttggctgcaccatgaggcttgtgggatcttagtgcccaggccagggattgaacctgcgcccttggcagtgaaagcgcagagttctaaccactgaaccgccagggaattccctgaaatagCTTTTGTCTGATCACAAAGATAATACATGCCCCACtgcaaaaaaatttagaaaagtataAGGGAAAAATCATTCAATTCAGAGATGATAAATATTCTTCCAAACCCTTTCTATGTGCATGCACATTTTtcgaagtaaataaataaaatttgtcacCTATGTTTCTCCCCTCTAGATATTGTTCTTTCACCTTCTTTTTTAGCCTGTCGCTATGCATTTGtgctttttctgttttagttttaattttttatcagtTAAACTTGCATAAAGCTAAAAAAGTCAAATAGTTCCACGAGTACAAGAATGCGGTCCCCTGCTCACCTCTTCCAATTTCTTCTACTCAAGGCAACCGCTATTTCGGCTGAGTATTGTGGTATTTAACCCCCGTTTCTAAATAATACACTGGTttggttatttgttgttttttcagtTTTGAGTTTTATCTATTGACTttctacccctcccccccacataAATATACCCATCCTTTGAATTGCATAATTTTGGTTAGATCAATATCcaattttatatttcatgaaTATGCAAATGCCATTCAGA
Protein-coding regions in this window:
- the STOM gene encoding stomatin, with product MSDKRPSAEAQARRLPDSFKDSPSAGLGPCGWILVAISFLFTVLTFPLSVWMCIKIIKEYEKAIIFRLGRILQGGAKGPGLFFILPCTDSFIKVDMRTISFDIPPQEILTKDSVTISVDGVVYYRVQNATLAVANITNADSATRLLAQTTLRNVLGTKNLSQILSDREEIAHNMQTTLDDATDDWGIKVERVEIKDVKLPVQLQRAMAAEAEASREARAKVIAAEGEMNASRALKEAAMVITESPAALQLRYLQTLTTIAAEKNSTIVFPLPIDMLQGVIGAKQ